The proteins below are encoded in one region of Ostrea edulis chromosome 3, xbOstEdul1.1, whole genome shotgun sequence:
- the LOC125675194 gene encoding 60S ribosomal protein L10a-2, which yields MSKINRDNLTESINSLLQTAQDKPRKFTQSVELQIVLKNYDPQKDRRFAGTVRLRHVPRPKMKICVLGDQIHCDQAKANNLPCMTVDDLKKLNKDKKLIKKLTKKYDAFLASDSLIKQIPKICGPGFNRAGKFPTQVTHQESLVQKVEETKATIKFQLKKVLCLATCVGHVNMSKDELYGNITLSINFLVSLLKKNWQNVRALYIKGTMTPAQRIY from the exons taaaataaaccGTGACAACCTGACTGAATCCATCAATAGCCTGCTACAGACAGCACAGGACAAGCCTAGGAAATTCACACAGTCTGTAGAACTTCAGATTGTACTGAAGAACTATGACCCCCAAAAGGACAGACGTTTTGCAGGAACAGTCAG ACTGAGGCACGTTCCACGCCCAAAGATGAAGATTTGTGTTCTTGGTGATCAGATCCACTGTGACCAAGCTAAGGCAAATAACCTGCCATGCATGACTGTTGATGACCTGAAAAAACTCAACAAGGACAAGAAGCTGATTAAGAAGCTGA CCAAGAAGTATGACGCCTTTCTAGCATCGGACTCCCTGATTAAGCAGATCCCCAAGATTTGTGGACCAGGATTCAACAGAGCTGGAAAGTTTCCCACCCAAGTTACCCATCAGGAATCCCTGGTACAAAAAGTGGAGGAAACGAAGGCCACCATCAAGTTTCAGCTGAAGAag GTATTGTGCTTGGCAACTTGTGTCGGACATGTGAACATGTCTAAGGATGAATTGTATGGCAATATCACCTTGTCTATCAACTTCTTGGTGTCTCTGCTGAAGAAGAACTGGCAGAACGTCCGCGCCCTCTACATCAAAGGGACAATGACACCAGCACAGAGAATCTACTAA